GAGCACCTTTTAAGGTACAATGGCTTTCAAACCCTTGTGATCGTAACCCTCCTCCAAAATTCCATACATTTTACTATTCGTTACCACCTAACCGTATACAGACAGACCTCTATTGCAAGCAAGTTATAGCCTCATCATCTCACCAAACCATCACAAAGTCAAGGATTACTACAGATGACTACATTGGCATTCCTTGAGAACAACCAAAGAACAATATGACTTGTTCGCTTTTGGGCACAAACAAATTAGAAATCCTTTTATTTGACTTCCATGTCTCAGTTAAGCAATGCAAACGATGAAAAAGGGTTTATCAATCAATCGATGTGTGCCAAAAAAATCCTATAATTGGACCACTTTCTATACAACTTCGGTTTGTTTTAATCCAAAGTTCAAACCAACAGCATTAGGTACAGATTTAAGCGTACGTAACCATAACATAACAATCCAAAAACACCTGCCCCAATATATAACAAGTAATCTTCTTAATCTGTTATccattattcttttcttttcttcttggaaTGAACTTTCCACAGCAATACTTGAATGTTCAAACAAGTGGATGCTAAGGAAATCAACCACACACATCATGACAGTAAACCCAAATTTAAAATCCACCCAATTCGAAACCCAGAATCATAACATACAAGGCTTCACCATTGAAAACTAAACCAATACAAAGCCATGTATACAtagaaaaaagacaaaaaaaaaaattccatacCTGCCAGACTATAATGGGATTGGAAGTCTTGGTCACGGGCTCTTCAACCTCAGCAGCCACAGTAGGAACAACGGGTTGGGCTTTTGGGAACCTCACAGTGACCGGTTTCTGAGTGCCAGTATTGGTAGCTTCATCTTCAACAGGCACCACCCCTGGTTTTTGTTCTTGCTGCTTCCAGAATGGAAATTGAAGCTTAAACTTAGGAAAGAGGGCGAATAAGTTGATGGGTTTTTTAGGGCCTTCATCTCTGCTTACAATTTCAGTGTTTTCGGCCATTGTTGTGGAAGAGAAGGGAGATTGTGAATGTGGGGGTTTGGGTTTGAAACGGCGGAGGAAATAGAGTAGGAGACAGCTTTTGTATCTAATTATATAGTTTTCTCATCCCTTACTCCAGAAGGACCtcgatttaaaacaaataatagaTAATACAAAATCACAATAGTAGTGTTCAAGTTTTAGGTTACTTAACTTGGTGGTAATAGGattacattagaaggatctagattcatatttaatgtatgattactttcctgTATGAtttagattctatgcattgtaatcttctatataaagagatcaTTATTAATAATGAGAACACacagagattttctctcaatttatgattccctaaaacatgttatcagcacgtaGCCCTAACCTTACCCTTAAAAACTCTAAAGGtcgaaataaataaataaataaaataaaaaataaaaagacttaatcaaagtCGCCAgtttcctctctctctaaacaAACCCCCCGAAACCAATTTCCCCACTTCCTCCCCCTCTCTGGCCAGATCTCGATCAATTTGATTGGGATCTCCAGCTAGAGAGGAGGGAGGGTACTTGTTTTTgatcttgttttcttttccgTTTTGCTTGTTTGCTTTTCTTTGCCGTTTTGGCGATTTCCCTCGGAGTTCGTCTCCGATCCAACCTTGCTTGGTGACCCCGTGCGAGTCTGCAGTATGCCGGGTCCTCAGTCAATGTTCCTTCGGGGGATCGGGGAGTGGTGGTGGCGGTTTGGGGGAGTTGTGGTGGCGGCTTGGGTTGGTCCCGATCGGTTTGGGTCCAATCTGATGGGGGTGGTTTGATATGGGATGGACCCGATTTAGGAAAGGCCTGGGGTGGTCTTGGTGGCAAAGGGTGGAGGGTGGTGGTCAGGCGATTCCGATGGTAGAGAGGGCTGTTGGGGGTCAATCGGCaatggcggtggtggtgggtgtGGCGGCTTGCTGAGAGTTTTTGGTGTTTGGTTTCTTTATTTCATCAATAAGTCTTTTGTAggttttttttagttttagctATTGGGTCGCACTGCAATTTTTGGTATAGACAATCTTCTCTT
This portion of the Rosa chinensis cultivar Old Blush chromosome 1, RchiOBHm-V2, whole genome shotgun sequence genome encodes:
- the LOC112193171 gene encoding uncharacterized protein LOC112193171, with amino-acid sequence MAENTEIVSRDEGPKKPINLFALFPKFKLQFPFWKQQEQKPGVVPVEDEATNTGTQKPVTVRFPKAQPVVPTVAAEVEEPVTKTSNPIIVWQVYALGGFLVLKWIWARWQERKDKKEESSDDEQSSADE